The stretch of DNA TGCCCGGCGTGTGCCGGGACGAGCACCGTCCCGAAGGCCGGGACCTCCAGCCTCTCCCCCGCCGCCGCCAGCGTCAGGGTGCCCTCGACCACCGTCACGAGCCCGAAGGACGTCAGGGGAACCGCATCGCCGCCGCGCGCGCCCACCAGCGTGAATTCCGGGCAGCGCACCAGTTCGCCCACGCCGCCCGTCTCGGCGGCGGCCTTCCAGTCGCCACGCAGGTCGGCGCGGGTGACCGCCACGGACTCCTCGAGGTGCAGCGCGCGCCCCGCACTGGCGGGCCGGTCCCAGTCGAACACGCGGTAAGTGGTGTCGCTGGCCTGCTGCACCTCGTACAGCAGCAGCCCCGGCCCGAGCGCGTGCAGCGTCCCGGCCGGAATGAACAGCGTGTCGCCCACCTCGGGCGCCGCGCGTTCACTCACATCGAGAATGCCGCCGTGCCGGATGGCGTCCGCCAGCGCGTCGGGGGTGGTGCCGGGCGTGACGCCCGCCAGGAGTTCCGCGCCGGGTTCGACGTTCAGGAAGTGCCACGCCTCGGTCTTGCCCCGCTCTCCGGGGCCGACCATGACCTGCGCCTGCGCGTCGTTCGGGTGCACCTGCACGCTGAGCCAGTCGCGGCAGTCGAGGAGTTTGATCAGCAGCGGGAACCCCGCCCGGGGGTCAAGGTCCGGGCCGAGCAGGTCGCGGGGGTGGGCGCGCATGAGCTCATCCACCGTCTGCCCGGCCAGCGGTCCCGCCGCGACGACGCTGTGCCCGTCGGCGATCCAGGCCTCCCCGACCGGGGTGCCGCCGATCGGCGGGGCGAGGCGGTCCCCACCCCACACGCGGGCGTGAAAGCGGGGCGTCAGGAGCAACAGCGCGGGCAGTGGGGCGGGCAGATTCACGGTCATGGGATCTCCTCGGTGGACAGGTCCGGCTGAGCCGGCAGGGCAGGCGGCGTCCAGGCGCGCCACCAGCCGGGCAGGGCGTCGGGCGGCAGGGGCCGCGCGAACAGGTACCCCTGCATGTGCGCGCAGCCTAATTCCTGCAGGCGCGCGGCCTGCAGCGGCGTCTCGACGCCCTCGGCGATCACGGCGAGGTTCAGCGCGCCGCTGAGCGTCAGGATGGCCCGCACGATCGACGGGTCGGGTTCCGGGCCGTCCAGGTCACGCACGAACGACTGGTCGATCTTCAGGCCCGACACCGGCAGCCGCTTGAGGTAACTGAGGCTCGCGAAACCCGTCCCGAAATCGTCGATGCTGGCCGTGACGCCCAGGTCGCCCAGGACGTTCAGGACCCGCTGGGCGAGCGGGACGTCCTGCAGCAGCATGCCCTCGGTGAGTTCCAGTTCCAGCCGCAGCGGGTTCAGGCCGGTCTCCCGCAGCGTCCAGGCGACGACCTGCGTGAAGTTCGGGTCGCTGAACTGCGCCGGGGAGACGTTCACGGATACGTTCAGCGGCCCGAGGTCCGCCGTCCAGGCCTGCACCTGCGCGCAGGCCTCGCGCAGCGCCCACGCGCCGATCGGGACGATCAGGCCGGTCTCCTCGGCCAGCGGAATGAAACTCAGCGGGGGGCGCATCGACCCGTCCGGCTGCGGCCAGCGCAGCAGCGCCTCCACGCCGGTGACGCGGCCCGAGGACAGGTCCACCTTCGGCTGGTAGTGCAGCCGGAACTGCGCGTGGTCCAGCGCGGCGCGCAGGTCACTGACGAGCTGCTGGCGGGCCAGCAGGCCCGCGCGGACCTCGCCGGAGAAGAAGTGGTAGCGGTTACGCCCGTCGCGTTTGGCGCGGTACATGGCGGCGTCCGCGTGGCGCATCAGGTCCTCGACGGTCGTGCCGTCCTCCGGGTACAGGGCCAGTCCGGCACTGAAGGTCACGTTCAGGACCTGTCCCTCGACCGTGAAGGGTCCCTGCATCCCCGCGAGAATCTTCGCCGCGACCTGCTGCGCGTCCTGCGCCGAACGCAGGTCTGTGAGCAGCAGCACGAACTCGTCCCCGCCCAGGCGACTGACGGTGTCCGCCGCGCGCAGCAGGCCGCGCAGCCGCCCCGCCACCTGCCGCAGCAGTTCGTCCCCGGTGGAATGCCCCAGCGTGTCGTTGATGTCCTTGAAGTGATCGAGGTCCAGGAACATCAGCGCGAACCCCGACTCCTGCCGCTGGTAGTACGCCGTCGCCTGCCGCACCCGGTCGAGCAGCAGCACCCGGTTGGGCAGGTCCGTCAGCGCGTCATGCTGCGCGAGGTGACTCATCTGACGGGTCAGGGCGCGGCTCTCGGTGACGTCCCGCACGACCATCACCGCGCCCGTCACGCGGCCGTCCGCGCCGCGCAGCGGCGAGACGGTCACCGCCACCTCCCGCGGGCCGCCGGGCAGGTCCAGCAGGGCCGCGCGGTCCGCCGGGGTGCGCTGCACCTCACCGGACTGCAGCGCCCGCGTCACGAGGCGCTGACCGTCCGCGTCCGGCAGGTCCAGCAGTCCCAGCGCGCCGCCCAGCAGGTCCCCGAAGGTGTCCAGGGCGGCCGTGTTCTGGAAGGTCACGCGCCCCGCCGGGTCCACGCGCAGCACCGCGTCGGTGATGCCGTCCAGCGTCACCCGGTAGGCTTCCTGCGCGTCCAGCAGCGCCAGTTCCGCTGCGCGGCGCGCGGTGATGTCGGTGCCCAGCGCGTAGAAGCCCTGCACCTGCCCCTCGCGGACGTCCGGAATGTACGTGGCCTGCATGTACCGCGCGCCGTCGGGCGTGAGGATGTCCCGCTCGAACACGCTGCCGCGCCCGGCGAGCGCCGCCTGGATCGCGTCGGCGTTCTGCGCGTACAGCTCCTCGCCCAGCAGGTCACG from Deinococcus sp. JMULE3 encodes:
- a CDS encoding EAL domain-containing protein, producing MTTDTQLFEATFEHAAIGMALTSTDGRFVRVNRSLCDLLGYRPEELLGAGFQMVTHPDDLQPNVDLQRQLLTGEITSFELSKRYVHRDGHVIWAQLNVALIRDEGGEPLLFAAQVQDRSVQREQREQLLALQGQLQLALDGSHESIWDWRVSEGRVNLSDAWLSRLGFDPAQVNGDQDAWVALIHPDDLPGLVGAYLQHAEQRTPYYETEYRIRVPDGSWRWIQLRGSVAERDGAGQPTRVTGTQLDVTERVQARLELQQTRADLQAILDNLPATIGYWDREERNRFSNAAYRKVFGRTPEQIGRMTMRDLLGEELYAQNADAIQAALAGRGSVFERDILTPDGARYMQATYIPDVREGQVQGFYALGTDITARRAAELALLDAQEAYRVTLDGITDAVLRVDPAGRVTFQNTAALDTFGDLLGGALGLLDLPDADGQRLVTRALQSGEVQRTPADRAALLDLPGGPREVAVTVSPLRGADGRVTGAVMVVRDVTESRALTRQMSHLAQHDALTDLPNRVLLLDRVRQATAYYQRQESGFALMFLDLDHFKDINDTLGHSTGDELLRQVAGRLRGLLRAADTVSRLGGDEFVLLLTDLRSAQDAQQVAAKILAGMQGPFTVEGQVLNVTFSAGLALYPEDGTTVEDLMRHADAAMYRAKRDGRNRYHFFSGEVRAGLLARQQLVSDLRAALDHAQFRLHYQPKVDLSSGRVTGVEALLRWPQPDGSMRPPLSFIPLAEETGLIVPIGAWALREACAQVQAWTADLGPLNVSVNVSPAQFSDPNFTQVVAWTLRETGLNPLRLELELTEGMLLQDVPLAQRVLNVLGDLGVTASIDDFGTGFASLSYLKRLPVSGLKIDQSFVRDLDGPEPDPSIVRAILTLSGALNLAVIAEGVETPLQAARLQELGCAHMQGYLFARPLPPDALPGWWRAWTPPALPAQPDLSTEEIP
- a CDS encoding type I phosphomannose isomerase catalytic subunit, with the protein product MTVNLPAPLPALLLLTPRFHARVWGGDRLAPPIGGTPVGEAWIADGHSVVAAGPLAGQTVDELMRAHPRDLLGPDLDPRAGFPLLIKLLDCRDWLSVQVHPNDAQAQVMVGPGERGKTEAWHFLNVEPGAELLAGVTPGTTPDALADAIRHGGILDVSERAAPEVGDTLFIPAGTLHALGPGLLLYEVQQASDTTYRVFDWDRPASAGRALHLEESVAVTRADLRGDWKAAAETGGVGELVRCPEFTLVGARGGDAVPLTSFGLVTVVEGTLTLAAAGERLEVPAFGTVLVPAHAGQVTLSGDGRALIATP